One window of the Benincasa hispida cultivar B227 chromosome 3, ASM972705v1, whole genome shotgun sequence genome contains the following:
- the LOC120073491 gene encoding uncharacterized protein LOC120073491, whose translation MENDEGRHDKGEGSSDTKRVIEKETIEDEMIEAMEDEMIVNHGEKPEEVKECDASLDLPIALRKGTRSCTKYPMHSYMTYSNLTSEFKAFTTSLDTEVVPDNISVEMKKLEWWSAVMEEIRSLEKNKTWEPGYIQGHSDHTLFVRRSTSGKIDILIVYVDDIILSGDDDVEVTRLKTEMAREFEIKDLGKLRYFLGIERARSKEGISVSQQKYTLDLLKETGMIGCIPIDTPVECNTKISDKNDGIPVNKERYQ comes from the exons ATGGAGAATGATGAAGGCAGGCATGACAAGGGTGAAGGAAGCAGTGATACTAAGAGAGTGATAGAAAAGGAAACTATAGAGGATGAAATGATTGAAGCTATGGAGGATGAAATG ATAGTAAATCATGGTGAGAAGCCTGAAGAGGTGAAAGAATGTGATGCGTCACTTGATCTTCCTATAGCCCTGAGGAAAGGTACCCGTTCATGTACTAAATAtcctatgcatagttacatgacataTAGTAATCTGACATCCGAGTTCAAGGCTTTTACTACTAGCTTGGACACTGAGGTGGTTCCAGATAACATAAGTGTTGAAATGAAAAAACTAGAATGGTGGTCtgctgttatggaagaaataagATCTCTGGAAAAGAATAAAACCTGGGAACCA GGATATATTCAAGGACATTCCGATCACACTCTTTTTGTAAGAAGATCAACATCAGGGAAAATAGATATTCTTattgtctatgttgatgatattattttATCTGGGGATGATGATGTAGAAGTCACAAGACTAAAAACAGAGATGGCTagagagtttgaaattaaagacctcgGGAAGCTAAGATACTTTCTGGGAATAGAAAGGGCTCGCTCAAAAGAGGGTATATCAGTTTCTCAACAAAAATATACACTGGATTTGCTAAAGGAAACAGGTATGATTGGGTGTATACCTATTGACACGCCAGTAGAATGCAATACAAAAATCAGTGATAAGAATGATGGAATTCCTGttaataaagaaaggtatcagTGA